One Amycolatopsis sp. NBC_00355 genomic window carries:
- a CDS encoding thiamine pyrophosphate-binding protein yields the protein MTDTERIGGDVVVETLRALGADTVFGLPGQHALGLFEALRRADDLRLISARVENNLAFAADGHARARLAANPDGPVPVTPLVVSTGPGALLTLASLQESRAASVPVLGISSQIPVAGLGGGRHGYLHELPDQQASFAGVVKSVHVVRSASQIPTALREAWTSASTAPYGPVWVEIPQDVLLGPAGVPPITSVSAAPAPLAPLPELVTAAADLLAAAANPVILAGGGALRSGAHAELTALAEALRAPVLSTFGGKGVFGWDHELSGQSWLEDWHSTEFLADADVLLVLGSGLGELSSNYREFAPRGRVIQVEADLGKLESNYPGLGIHADVRLTLQALLEWVPMRRSDGRAEAAVSGLLARVESRLDGQDLAVERRLVDDVRAAVPDGTQTFWDMTIAAYWAWSVWNPEGAPIHTSQGAGGLGYGLPGALGGAAATGGPTLAVSGDGGAMYGVAELATAVQHGLDVTWLIVDDGGYGILREYLTGAFGQSTATELARPDFVALARSFGVSAKLSTLDTVGADLAEALRTPGPSVVVLPALLKMFEPTHLEKS from the coding sequence ATGACGGACACCGAACGCATCGGCGGCGACGTCGTCGTCGAAACGCTGCGCGCCTTGGGCGCCGACACGGTATTCGGACTGCCGGGCCAGCACGCCCTCGGCCTGTTCGAGGCCCTGCGGCGCGCCGACGACCTGCGTCTGATCAGTGCGCGCGTCGAGAACAATCTCGCCTTCGCCGCCGACGGGCACGCCCGCGCGCGGCTCGCGGCGAACCCGGACGGCCCGGTCCCGGTCACGCCCCTCGTGGTCTCCACCGGCCCCGGGGCGTTGCTGACGTTGGCTTCCCTGCAGGAATCCCGCGCCGCGTCGGTGCCGGTGCTCGGGATCTCCAGCCAGATCCCGGTCGCCGGCCTCGGCGGCGGCCGGCACGGGTACCTGCACGAGCTGCCGGACCAGCAGGCCAGCTTCGCGGGCGTCGTGAAGTCGGTGCACGTCGTGCGCAGCGCGAGCCAGATCCCGACCGCGCTGCGCGAGGCCTGGACGTCGGCGTCGACCGCGCCGTACGGCCCGGTGTGGGTCGAGATCCCCCAGGACGTGCTGCTCGGCCCGGCCGGCGTCCCGCCGATCACGTCGGTCTCGGCCGCGCCCGCTCCCCTGGCGCCGCTGCCCGAGCTGGTCACCGCGGCGGCGGACCTGCTGGCCGCGGCGGCGAACCCGGTCATCCTCGCCGGCGGCGGCGCGCTGCGGTCCGGCGCCCACGCCGAGCTGACGGCACTCGCCGAAGCGTTGCGCGCGCCCGTGCTGTCCACCTTCGGCGGCAAGGGGGTCTTCGGCTGGGACCACGAGCTGTCCGGGCAGTCGTGGCTGGAGGACTGGCACAGCACGGAGTTCCTGGCGGACGCCGACGTCCTGCTGGTGCTGGGCTCCGGGCTCGGCGAGCTGTCCAGCAACTACCGCGAGTTCGCGCCGCGCGGGCGTGTCATCCAGGTCGAGGCCGACCTGGGCAAGCTCGAGTCGAACTACCCGGGCCTGGGCATCCACGCCGATGTCCGGCTCACGCTGCAGGCCCTTCTGGAGTGGGTGCCGATGCGGCGTTCGGACGGCCGGGCCGAGGCGGCGGTCTCCGGGCTTCTGGCGCGCGTCGAGTCGCGTTTGGACGGTCAGGATCTGGCTGTCGAACGCCGGCTCGTCGACGACGTCCGCGCGGCCGTCCCCGACGGCACGCAAACGTTCTGGGACATGACGATCGCCGCGTACTGGGCCTGGTCGGTGTGGAACCCCGAGGGCGCGCCGATCCACACCTCCCAGGGTGCGGGCGGGCTGGGCTACGGCCTGCCCGGCGCGCTCGGCGGCGCCGCGGCGACCGGCGGGCCCACGCTGGCCGTGTCCGGCGACGGCGGCGCGATGTACGGCGTCGCCGAGCTGGCCACCGCCGTCCAGCACGGCCTGGACGTCACGTGGCTGATCGTCGACGACGGCGGGTACGGCATCCTCCGCGAGTACCTCACCGGCGCCTTCGGCCAGTCGACGGCCACCGAGCTGGCCCGGCCGGACTTCGTGGCGCTGGCGCGGTCGTTCGGCGTCTCCGCGAAGCTGTCCACTTTGGACACAGTCGGCGCCGATCTCGCCGAGGCGTTGCGCACGCCAGGACCGTCCGTCGTGGTCCTGCCCGCCCTGCTGAAGATGTTCGAGCCGACCCACCTGGAGAAGTCATGA
- the speB gene encoding agmatinase has protein sequence MPNIGPLDSSRIPRFAGFATFARLPRIDQVPHADVAVVGVPFDSGVSYRPGARFGPAAVREASRLLRPYHPELDVSPFAEMQVVDAGDIAVNPFNIGEAIETLQQEAEALQANGTRLVTVGGDHTIALPLLRAAAKKHGPVALLHFDAHLDTWDTYFGEPYTHGTPFRRASEEGILDTSALSHVGTRGPLYGKRDLEEDRRLGFGIVTSGDVMRRGVGETVDALRQRIGDRPLYVSVDIDVLDPAHAPGTGTPEAGGMTSRELLEILRGLRDLNLIGADVVELAPAYDHAEITAIAASHVAYDLVSLLTLGKSA, from the coding sequence GTGCCTAACATCGGCCCCCTCGACTCGTCGCGGATCCCCCGGTTCGCCGGCTTCGCCACCTTCGCGCGGCTGCCGCGGATCGACCAGGTCCCGCACGCCGACGTCGCCGTCGTCGGGGTGCCCTTCGACTCCGGGGTGTCCTACCGGCCCGGCGCGCGGTTCGGCCCGGCCGCCGTCCGCGAGGCGAGCCGGCTGCTGCGGCCCTACCACCCGGAGCTGGACGTCTCGCCGTTCGCCGAGATGCAGGTCGTGGACGCGGGCGACATCGCCGTCAACCCGTTCAACATCGGCGAAGCGATCGAGACACTGCAGCAGGAAGCCGAGGCGCTGCAGGCGAACGGGACGCGGCTGGTGACCGTCGGCGGCGACCACACGATCGCCCTCCCGTTGCTGCGGGCGGCGGCGAAGAAGCACGGACCCGTGGCGTTGCTGCACTTCGACGCGCACCTCGACACCTGGGACACCTACTTCGGCGAGCCGTACACCCACGGCACCCCGTTCCGGCGGGCGTCGGAGGAGGGCATCCTCGACACGAGCGCGCTGTCGCACGTCGGCACGCGCGGGCCGCTGTACGGCAAGCGGGACCTCGAAGAGGACCGCCGGCTCGGCTTCGGCATCGTGACGTCGGGCGACGTGATGCGCCGCGGTGTCGGCGAGACCGTGGACGCGCTGCGGCAGCGGATCGGCGACCGGCCGCTGTACGTCTCCGTCGACATCGACGTCCTCGACCCGGCCCACGCGCCGGGCACCGGCACCCCCGAAGCCGGCGGGATGACCAGTCGCGAGCTGCTGGAGATCCTGCGCGGCCTGCGTGACCTCAACCTGATCGGGGCCGACGTCGTCGAATTGGCCCCCGCTTACGACCACGCCGAGATCACCGCCATCGCGGCCTCCCACGTCGCCTACGACCTGGTGAGCCTGCTGACCTTGGGGAAGAGCGCATGA
- a CDS encoding sodium:solute symporter, which translates to MTGDYVVIALYIAGMLGVGWYGLRLAKTKSDYLVAGRRLGWFMYSGTMSAVVLGGASTVGGVKLGYTYGISGAWLVLTIGVGILVLHAVFARRLVRLKVYTVGEMLDLRYGGNTSAVSGIVMWGYTLMLTVTSTLAFATIFKVLFDLPNWAGIAIGGAIVVLYSVLGGMWSITLTDIAQFVIKTIGILAILLPVAISSAGGFSGMSEKLDASFFSFTSIGTDTIVTYFVIYTFGLLIGQDIWQRVFTARTPAIATSGGITSGVYCLVYGVAGALIGMAAHALYPDLGSAQDAFATIVERLLPTGVRGLVLAAALSAMMSTASGALIACATTTTSDLLTKLGLKNSETGEVRRNRITTLVLGLVAIGIAMIVDDVVNALTIAYDILVGGLLVAIVGALFWKRGTRQGAYASMIAGTVSVVTFMIIDGVEANTPIYWGLGASLLVYLAVSFATPRTSDSILAVWTSRLNGGDTPTPIPEQEPSSA; encoded by the coding sequence GTGACCGGGGACTACGTGGTGATCGCGCTCTACATCGCGGGGATGCTCGGGGTCGGCTGGTACGGCCTCCGGCTCGCGAAGACGAAGTCCGACTACCTCGTCGCCGGGCGGCGGCTGGGCTGGTTCATGTACTCCGGCACGATGTCGGCCGTCGTGCTCGGCGGCGCGTCCACCGTCGGCGGCGTGAAGCTCGGCTACACCTACGGCATCTCCGGCGCCTGGCTGGTGCTCACCATCGGCGTCGGCATCCTGGTGCTGCACGCGGTGTTCGCGCGCCGGCTGGTGCGGCTCAAGGTCTACACCGTCGGCGAGATGCTCGACCTGCGCTACGGCGGCAACACCAGCGCCGTGTCCGGCATCGTGATGTGGGGTTACACCCTGATGCTCACGGTGACCTCGACGCTGGCGTTCGCCACCATCTTCAAGGTGCTGTTCGACCTGCCGAACTGGGCCGGCATCGCCATCGGCGGCGCGATCGTGGTGCTCTACTCGGTGCTCGGCGGCATGTGGTCGATCACGCTCACCGACATCGCCCAGTTCGTCATCAAGACCATCGGCATCCTGGCGATCCTGCTGCCGGTCGCGATCAGCTCCGCCGGCGGCTTCAGCGGGATGAGCGAGAAGCTCGACGCGAGCTTCTTCAGCTTCACCTCGATCGGCACGGACACGATCGTCACGTACTTCGTGATCTACACCTTCGGCCTGCTGATCGGCCAGGACATCTGGCAGCGCGTGTTCACCGCCCGCACGCCCGCGATCGCGACGTCCGGCGGCATCACCTCCGGCGTCTACTGCCTGGTCTACGGCGTCGCCGGCGCGCTGATCGGGATGGCCGCCCACGCGCTCTACCCGGACCTCGGCAGCGCGCAGGACGCCTTCGCGACGATCGTCGAGCGCTTGCTCCCGACCGGCGTCCGCGGGCTGGTGCTGGCCGCCGCGCTCTCGGCGATGATGTCGACCGCCAGCGGCGCGCTGATCGCCTGCGCCACCACCACGACGTCCGACCTGCTGACCAAGCTGGGCCTGAAGAACAGCGAAACCGGCGAAGTGCGCCGCAACCGGATCACCACGCTCGTGCTCGGCCTGGTCGCGATCGGCATCGCGATGATCGTCGACGACGTCGTCAACGCGCTCACCATCGCCTACGACATCCTGGTCGGCGGCCTGCTGGTGGCGATCGTCGGCGCGCTGTTCTGGAAGCGCGGCACCCGCCAGGGCGCGTACGCCTCGATGATCGCCGGCACGGTGTCCGTGGTGACGTTCATGATCATCGACGGCGTCGAGGCCAACACCCCGATCTACTGGGGTCTGGGCGCGAGCCTGCTGGTCTACCTGGCCGTCAGCTTCGCCACACCCCGCACGTCCGACTCGATCCTCGCCGTGTGGACCTCCCGCCTGAACGGCGGAGACACCCCCACGCCGATCCCGGAACAGGAGCCCAGCAGTGCCTAA
- a CDS encoding PucR family transcriptional regulator, translated as MTQNADPWSTEVNVPLRDVVGNRELALDVVPETLRPGALDAPVRWAHVSELRDPAPYLIGEELILTAGVNLPEDVDRYVRGLREAGVTALGFGLTPTVSETLPEPLRRACARHGLPLLVVPPRTPFLAINRAVSVALTEAGQREQRRITAAREALTRAAGGGLGELTEALADRLRSWVALVGAGDVLASAHDAPTPLPPEVRELVATVRSGSGIRSATTELAGGEVVVVQPVYPQATASHLVVTGRTRRFDSADRAILAVGAALLGLVGRAGSDAAELGAAATGLLLGQASAEGVARAVLGSGTCRLVAGAPYRRGPGEVALRPDWLRARLDTPLVEVRPGPRFVAITGPSPGDLEDLRAHGWLAAAGSPVPAERLADAVAEVDLLLERAVALGRPVLAGRGPLDFDALVAPGASREFAARALQPLLTLDRAGDRELVPTLRTWLAHHGGWEATATALGVHRNSVRHRIAQAERALDVDLADPETRMRLWFALRWATPDTHSP; from the coding sequence ATGACCCAGAACGCGGATCCGTGGTCCACCGAAGTGAATGTCCCGTTACGGGACGTCGTCGGCAACCGGGAGCTCGCGCTCGACGTCGTCCCCGAGACGCTGCGGCCGGGAGCGCTCGACGCCCCGGTGCGCTGGGCGCACGTCAGCGAGCTGCGCGACCCCGCGCCGTACCTGATCGGCGAGGAGCTGATCCTCACCGCCGGGGTGAACCTGCCCGAGGACGTCGACCGGTACGTGCGCGGTCTGCGCGAAGCCGGCGTGACGGCCCTCGGCTTCGGGCTCACCCCGACGGTCTCGGAGACACTGCCGGAACCGCTGCGCCGGGCCTGTGCGCGGCACGGGCTGCCGCTGCTGGTGGTGCCACCGCGGACGCCGTTCCTGGCGATCAACCGGGCCGTCTCGGTCGCGCTGACCGAGGCGGGCCAGCGGGAGCAACGGCGGATCACCGCGGCCCGGGAGGCGTTGACACGGGCCGCCGGCGGCGGGCTCGGCGAGCTGACGGAAGCGCTTGCGGACCGGCTGCGCTCCTGGGTCGCGCTGGTCGGCGCCGGGGACGTGCTGGCCTCGGCCCACGACGCGCCCACGCCATTGCCACCCGAGGTGCGCGAGCTGGTCGCCACCGTGCGGTCCGGCAGCGGGATCCGCAGCGCGACGACCGAGCTGGCCGGCGGCGAGGTCGTCGTGGTCCAGCCGGTGTACCCGCAGGCGACGGCGTCGCACCTGGTGGTCACCGGCCGCACCCGCCGGTTCGACAGCGCCGACCGCGCGATCCTCGCCGTCGGCGCGGCCTTGCTCGGCCTGGTCGGGCGCGCCGGTTCCGACGCGGCCGAGCTGGGCGCGGCGGCCACCGGGCTGCTGCTCGGACAAGCGTCGGCCGAAGGCGTCGCGCGGGCGGTGCTGGGGTCCGGCACCTGCCGGCTGGTCGCCGGGGCGCCGTACCGCCGCGGACCCGGCGAGGTGGCCCTGCGTCCCGACTGGTTGCGCGCGCGGCTGGACACGCCACTGGTCGAGGTTCGGCCCGGCCCGCGGTTCGTCGCGATCACCGGCCCTTCGCCGGGTGACCTGGAGGACCTGCGTGCGCACGGCTGGCTCGCGGCGGCCGGCTCCCCGGTCCCGGCCGAGCGCTTGGCCGACGCCGTCGCCGAGGTGGACCTGCTGCTGGAGCGGGCGGTGGCCCTCGGCCGTCCGGTGCTGGCCGGCCGCGGCCCGCTCGACTTCGACGCGCTGGTGGCGCCGGGCGCGTCCCGGGAGTTCGCGGCCCGGGCCCTGCAGCCGCTGCTGACCCTGGACCGGGCGGGGGACCGGGAACTGGTGCCGACGTTGCGCACGTGGCTGGCCCACCACGGCGGCTGGGAGGCGACCGCGACGGCCCTGGGCGTGCACCGCAACAGCGTCCGGCACCGGATCGCGCAGGCGGAGCGCGCGCTCGACGTGGACCTGGCGGACCCGGAGACCCGGATGCGGCTGTGGTTCGCGCTGCGCTGGGCCACACCGGACACACATAGTCCTTAA
- a CDS encoding response regulator transcription factor, translated as MRVLVVEDEEPLADAIARGLRREGMAVDVALTGDDGHEKAAVTRYDVVLLDRDLPGMSGDELCREIVASGELTRVLMLTASSSVSDRVEGLSLGADDYLAKPFAFPELVARVRALGRRATPAAPPLLTAGDVELDPAKRTVRRASGPVELTRKEFGVLEVLLSAAGSVVSSEELLERVWDENADPFTTTVRVTVMTLRKKLGEPGIIETVVGSGYRVPEPGTPRA; from the coding sequence GTGCGAGTTTTGGTAGTCGAGGACGAAGAACCCCTGGCCGACGCGATCGCCCGTGGCCTGCGCCGCGAAGGCATGGCGGTGGACGTCGCGCTCACGGGCGACGACGGTCACGAGAAGGCCGCCGTCACGCGGTACGACGTCGTGTTGCTGGACCGGGACCTGCCCGGGATGTCCGGTGACGAGCTGTGCCGCGAGATCGTCGCGTCCGGCGAGCTGACGCGGGTGCTGATGCTGACCGCGAGCAGTTCGGTGTCGGACCGGGTCGAGGGGCTGTCGCTCGGCGCCGACGACTACCTCGCGAAACCGTTCGCCTTCCCCGAGCTGGTCGCCCGGGTCCGGGCCCTGGGCCGCCGGGCCACGCCGGCCGCGCCGCCGCTGCTGACGGCCGGGGACGTCGAGCTGGACCCGGCGAAGCGCACCGTGCGCCGCGCCAGCGGGCCGGTCGAGCTGACCCGCAAGGAATTCGGCGTCCTCGAGGTGCTGCTCTCGGCCGCCGGTTCGGTCGTCAGCAGCGAAGAGCTGCTCGAACGGGTCTGGGACGAGAACGCCGACCCGTTCACCACGACCGTCCGGGTCACCGTCATGACGCTGCGCAAGAAGCTCGGCGAGCCGGGGATCATCGAGACCGTCGTCGGCTCCGGGTACCGGGTGCCGGAGCCCGGCACGCCGCGCGCGTGA
- a CDS encoding sensor histidine kinase codes for MNLPGTRSLRARITLLATVLVAAVSLLLLWLAWTLVRDSLDAVPQMPPGSTVVVDGVQVDASTLAEHLRVHARNRMLLFGSISFLLVVAAAAILAWTFTSRVLLPLREITGTARRLSIESMGERIGEVRPRDELAELAGTFDDMLDRLQAAFDAQRHFVANASHELRTPLSVIRTELDVTLADEDADVAELRRMGGVVRDATERAGLLVNSLLLLARTDGAGLGVREPVDLAVVVDRAWRSARVEAEQRGIRAAFTMAPAPTFGDPALLERIAGNLLENAVRHNVDNGWLDVVTQPGPQWSVLRVRSSGGLVDPAVVPELFEPFRRAGVARTARFGAGLGLSIVRAAVHAHGGSVTAEPIVGGGLAVTVHLPVG; via the coding sequence GTGAACCTGCCGGGCACCCGCAGCCTCCGCGCCCGGATCACCCTGCTGGCGACCGTGCTGGTCGCCGCCGTCAGCCTGCTGCTGCTCTGGCTGGCCTGGACGCTGGTGCGGGACTCGCTCGACGCGGTCCCGCAGATGCCGCCGGGCAGCACCGTGGTCGTCGACGGCGTCCAGGTGGACGCCTCGACGCTCGCGGAGCACCTGCGCGTGCACGCCCGCAACCGGATGCTGCTGTTCGGCTCGATCTCGTTCCTGCTGGTGGTGGCGGCCGCGGCGATCCTCGCCTGGACGTTCACCTCCCGCGTGCTGCTCCCGCTGCGCGAGATCACCGGCACGGCACGGCGGCTGTCGATCGAGTCGATGGGGGAGCGGATCGGCGAGGTCCGCCCGCGCGACGAGCTGGCCGAGCTGGCCGGCACGTTCGACGACATGCTCGACCGGCTGCAGGCCGCGTTCGACGCGCAGCGGCACTTCGTCGCGAACGCGAGCCACGAGCTCCGGACGCCGTTGTCGGTGATCCGCACGGAACTGGACGTCACGCTCGCCGACGAAGACGCCGACGTGGCCGAGCTGCGCCGGATGGGCGGGGTGGTCCGCGACGCGACCGAACGCGCCGGCCTGCTCGTGAACTCGTTGCTGCTGCTGGCCCGCACGGACGGCGCGGGCCTCGGGGTCCGCGAGCCGGTGGACCTGGCGGTGGTCGTCGACCGGGCCTGGCGCTCGGCCCGCGTCGAGGCCGAGCAGCGCGGGATCCGGGCCGCGTTCACGATGGCGCCGGCGCCTACGTTCGGCGATCCCGCGCTGCTGGAACGGATCGCGGGCAACCTGCTGGAGAACGCCGTCCGCCACAACGTCGACAACGGCTGGCTGGACGTTGTGACCCAGCCGGGCCCGCAGTGGTCGGTGCTGCGCGTCCGCTCGTCGGGCGGTCTCGTGGACCCGGCCGTGGTGCCGGAACTGTTCGAGCCGTTCCGCCGTGCGGGCGTGGCCCGCACGGCCCGCTTCGGCGCGGGCCTGGGGTTGTCGATCGTCCGCGCGGCGGTCCACGCCCACGGCGGCAGCGTGACGGCGGAGCCGATCGTCGGCGGCGGGCTCGCGGTGACGGTGCACCTGCCGGTCGGCTAG
- a CDS encoding permease-like cell division protein FtsX, producing MEKPRSLVRIVVPVVAAALGAGVGLAFFVAALLRPPDLPVDTNPVPLAGHNLCASVAVYFRTDAEMRTAADTFHDDPKARRVFVQTKAEAFARFKDVFKDQPELLQATQPDALPASVSLLAVPGTDLDAWARELHARITNADQVQVNDLNAAAAQLKVTAPPPKCPREGEY from the coding sequence GTGGAGAAACCGAGGTCGCTGGTCCGGATCGTGGTCCCGGTCGTCGCGGCGGCCCTGGGCGCCGGAGTGGGGCTCGCGTTCTTCGTCGCGGCACTGCTGCGGCCGCCCGATCTGCCGGTGGACACAAACCCCGTTCCGCTGGCCGGGCACAACCTGTGCGCGTCGGTCGCGGTGTACTTCCGGACCGACGCGGAGATGCGCACGGCCGCGGACACCTTCCACGACGACCCGAAGGCGCGGCGGGTGTTCGTCCAGACCAAAGCGGAGGCGTTCGCCCGGTTCAAGGACGTCTTCAAGGACCAGCCCGAGTTGCTGCAGGCGACCCAGCCCGACGCGTTGCCCGCGTCGGTGTCGCTGCTCGCGGTTCCGGGCACGGACCTGGACGCCTGGGCGCGGGAGCTGCACGCCCGCATCACGAACGCCGATCAGGTGCAGGTCAACGACCTGAACGCGGCGGCGGCGCAGCTGAAAGTCACCGCGCCGCCGCCGAAGTGCCCTCGCGAGGGCGAATACTGA
- a CDS encoding 3-hydroxyacyl-CoA dehydrogenase NAD-binding domain-containing protein, whose amino-acid sequence MTFTAEEAKAAFPDEVVTNAVTRLVKVPGLDKPVALITLDNGHDHTRPNTFGPQGLVSLNSALDKAFEAEPAAIAVTGKPFIFAVGADLSGVESVGDPKLAREIAQTGHDVFRRLTETKIPTFGFINGAVMGGGLELALSCHYRTLSENTAAIAFPEVFLGLFPGWGGTQLLPNLIGPDAAVTVIIENALAQNKMLNVKKTAELGIVDAVFGSADYLEQSLLWMAKVVNGEITPARREIDRGAEWDNAIARAKSLVDGRTHGASPGATKAVELLELARENDLDRGYAAETDGLAELLMSDVLRAGLYSFNLVNKRAKRPAGAPDRNLARKVNKVGIVGAGLMASQLALLFVRRLKVPVVLTDVDQARVDKGVGYVHDEIDKLLAKKRVSPDGANRLKALVSGSLDKAAFSDADFVIEAVFEELGVKQQVFAELEQHVSPEAILATNTSSLSITAMASKLQHPERVVGFHFFNPVAVLPLLEIVRGEQTDDASLATAFSVGKQLKKSSVLVKDASAFVVNRLLLRFLGEVLVAVDEGTPFEVADGALEPLGLPMSPLTLMQLVGPAIALHVGETLHEAFPDRFTVSDNLAKFVKAGKKGVWVWDDKGNQSPDPEVVELWTQGDKPSTSEQVRERALSAIAEEIRIMLDEGVVAEAQDIDLCLILGAGWPFWNGGITPYLDRSGVSERVNGKPFLAPGVASVPAS is encoded by the coding sequence ATGACTTTCACCGCTGAAGAAGCGAAGGCCGCGTTCCCCGACGAGGTTGTCACGAACGCCGTGACGCGGCTGGTCAAGGTGCCCGGGCTCGACAAACCGGTCGCGCTGATCACGCTCGACAACGGCCACGACCACACCCGGCCCAACACGTTCGGCCCGCAGGGTCTCGTCTCCCTGAACTCGGCGCTGGACAAGGCGTTCGAGGCCGAGCCGGCCGCGATCGCCGTCACCGGCAAGCCGTTCATCTTCGCCGTCGGCGCGGACCTCTCCGGTGTCGAATCCGTGGGCGACCCGAAGCTGGCGCGCGAGATCGCCCAGACCGGGCACGACGTGTTCCGCCGCCTCACCGAGACGAAGATCCCGACGTTCGGGTTCATCAACGGCGCGGTCATGGGCGGCGGGCTCGAGCTCGCGCTGTCGTGTCACTACCGGACGCTCTCGGAGAACACCGCCGCGATCGCGTTCCCCGAGGTCTTCCTCGGCCTGTTCCCGGGCTGGGGCGGCACGCAGCTGCTGCCGAACCTCATCGGCCCGGACGCCGCCGTCACCGTGATCATCGAGAACGCGCTGGCGCAGAACAAGATGCTCAACGTCAAGAAGACGGCCGAGCTGGGCATCGTCGACGCCGTCTTCGGCTCGGCGGACTACCTCGAGCAGTCGCTGCTGTGGATGGCGAAGGTCGTCAACGGCGAGATCACCCCGGCCCGCCGCGAGATCGACCGCGGCGCCGAGTGGGACAACGCCATCGCCCGCGCGAAGTCCCTTGTGGACGGCCGGACGCACGGCGCCTCCCCGGGCGCGACCAAGGCCGTCGAGCTGCTGGAGCTGGCCCGCGAGAACGACTTGGACCGTGGCTACGCGGCTGAGACGGACGGCCTGGCCGAGCTGCTCATGTCCGACGTCCTGCGCGCCGGGCTGTACTCGTTCAACCTGGTCAACAAGCGCGCCAAGCGCCCGGCCGGCGCGCCGGACAGGAACCTGGCGCGCAAGGTGAACAAGGTCGGCATCGTCGGCGCCGGCCTGATGGCCAGCCAGCTCGCGCTGCTGTTCGTGCGACGGCTGAAGGTGCCGGTCGTGCTGACCGACGTCGACCAGGCGCGCGTCGACAAGGGCGTCGGGTACGTCCACGACGAGATCGACAAGCTCCTGGCCAAGAAGCGCGTCTCCCCGGACGGCGCCAACCGGCTCAAGGCGCTCGTCTCCGGCTCGCTCGACAAGGCCGCGTTCTCCGACGCCGACTTCGTCATCGAGGCGGTGTTCGAGGAGCTGGGCGTCAAGCAGCAGGTGTTCGCCGAGCTGGAGCAGCACGTCTCCCCCGAGGCGATCCTGGCGACCAACACGTCGTCGCTGTCGATCACCGCGATGGCGTCGAAGCTGCAGCACCCCGAGCGCGTGGTCGGCTTCCACTTCTTCAACCCGGTGGCCGTGCTGCCGCTGCTGGAGATCGTCCGCGGCGAGCAGACCGACGACGCGTCGCTCGCGACGGCGTTCTCGGTCGGCAAGCAGCTGAAGAAGTCCAGCGTGCTGGTGAAGGACGCTAGCGCGTTCGTCGTCAACCGGCTCCTGCTGCGCTTCCTCGGCGAGGTGCTGGTGGCGGTCGACGAGGGCACGCCGTTCGAGGTCGCCGACGGCGCGCTCGAGCCACTCGGCCTGCCGATGTCGCCGCTGACGCTGATGCAGCTCGTCGGCCCGGCCATCGCGCTGCACGTCGGCGAGACGCTGCACGAGGCGTTCCCGGACCGGTTCACGGTCAGCGACAACCTCGCCAAGTTCGTCAAGGCGGGCAAGAAGGGCGTCTGGGTCTGGGACGACAAGGGCAACCAGTCGCCCGACCCCGAGGTCGTCGAGCTGTGGACGCAGGGCGACAAGCCGTCCACCTCGGAGCAGGTGCGTGAGCGCGCGCTCTCGGCCATCGCCGAGGAGATCCGGATCATGCTCGACGAGGGCGTGGTCGCCGAGGCGCAGGACATCGACCTGTGCCTGATCCTCGGCGCCGGCTGGCCGTTCTGGAACGGCGGCATCACGCCGTACCTGGACCGCTCCGGTGTGTCCGAGCGCGTGAACGGCAAGCCGTTCCTCGCCCCGGGCGTCGCGTCGGTCCCGGCTTCCTGA